Proteins from one Amycolatopsis benzoatilytica AK 16/65 genomic window:
- a CDS encoding winged helix DNA-binding domain-containing protein — translation MRLSRRALNRATLERQLLLKPAEMPVLDAVAHLAGLQAQAPFPPYYALWCRLRGFQQEELSRLLLDRSVVRMVLMRGTVHLVPAADALAWRPLVQIVMDRALTAVNQHREPLSKVDHGAVAKTTAELLRERPHSSDQLGKALAERYPAAPAASLMFLARAVLPLVQIPPRGVWGKAGQPTYQVADHWLEGVAAPDPSPAALVRRYLAAFGPATVADVQTWAGVTKLAEVVERMDLRTYTDPDGRTLYDLPEATLPDEDTPVPPLLLGPFDQTILSYADRTRVVTDEHRKRVITVNGLVKGTLLIDGHVRGSWETSTARGAAKLVLTPFERLAKRDAAALEKAGRNLLAWAEPEKTHEVRLTSG, via the coding sequence GTGCGCCTTTCCCGCCGCGCCCTCAACCGCGCCACACTCGAGCGTCAGCTGCTGCTGAAGCCGGCCGAGATGCCGGTGCTCGACGCGGTCGCGCATCTCGCCGGGCTGCAGGCGCAGGCACCGTTCCCGCCGTATTACGCCTTGTGGTGCCGGTTGCGGGGATTCCAGCAAGAGGAGTTGTCCAGGCTGCTGCTGGACCGCAGCGTGGTGCGGATGGTGCTGATGCGCGGCACCGTGCACCTGGTGCCCGCCGCGGACGCGCTCGCCTGGCGGCCGCTCGTGCAGATCGTGATGGACCGCGCCCTGACCGCGGTCAACCAGCATCGCGAACCGCTGTCGAAGGTCGACCACGGGGCGGTCGCGAAGACCACCGCCGAGCTGTTGCGCGAACGGCCGCATTCGAGCGACCAGCTGGGCAAAGCGCTCGCCGAGCGGTACCCGGCGGCCCCGGCCGCGTCGCTGATGTTCCTGGCCCGCGCGGTGCTGCCGCTGGTGCAGATCCCGCCCCGCGGGGTGTGGGGCAAGGCCGGGCAGCCGACCTACCAGGTCGCCGACCACTGGCTGGAAGGCGTCGCCGCACCGGATCCTTCGCCGGCCGCCCTGGTCCGCCGCTATCTCGCCGCGTTCGGCCCGGCGACCGTCGCCGACGTCCAGACCTGGGCCGGCGTCACCAAGCTGGCCGAGGTCGTCGAGCGGATGGACCTGCGCACCTACACCGACCCGGACGGCCGCACGCTGTACGACCTGCCGGAGGCCACGCTGCCGGACGAGGACACGCCGGTGCCGCCTCTGCTGCTCGGCCCGTTCGACCAGACGATTCTGTCCTATGCCGACCGCACCCGGGTGGTCACCGACGAGCATCGCAAACGGGTGATCACGGTGAACGGGCTGGTCAAGGGCACGCTGCTGATCGACGGCCACGTACGCGGGAGCTGGGAGACCAGCACCGCCCGGGGAGCGGCGAAGCTGGTGCTGACGCCGTTCGAACGACTCGCGAAGCGTGACGCTGCGGCGCTGGAGAAGGCTGGCCGGAATCTGCTGGCCTGGGCCGAACCGGAGAAGACCCACGAGGTGCGGCTGACGAGCGGGTGA